In a genomic window of Branchiostoma lanceolatum isolate klBraLanc5 chromosome 12, klBraLanc5.hap2, whole genome shotgun sequence:
- the LOC136446258 gene encoding gamma-glutamylaminecyclotransferase-like isoform X1, protein MMSMIRVFVYGTLKTGEPNYHYMVDAANGVARFVGKARTVDRWPLVVASKYNIPFLLDLRGQGERVEGEIYDVDQKMADFLDDFESHPKLYQNTKIVIEQLTNEEDHDLGDGKVTHQCSAYLLKNFKPHMAELPCLSNYSSHGVAGVNAYMERYLRDPQEGLDFVIGEARYREN, encoded by the exons ATGATGTCCATGAtccgtgtgtttgtgtacgGGACCCTGAAGACAGGAGAGCCCAACTATCACTACATGGTGGACGCGGCCAATGGCGTGGCGAGGTTCGTTGGTAAAGCACGGACTGTGGACCGCTGGCCACTGGTTGTGGCgtcaaaatacaacattccGTTTCTACTGGATCTCAGGGGTCAGGGAGAG CGTGTGGAAGGTGAGATCTATGATGTAGACCAGAAGATGGCAGACTTCTTGGACGACTTTGAGTCTCACCCTAAACTctatcaaaacacaaaaattgtcaTAGAGCAG CTAACCAACGAAGAAGACCATGACCTTGGAGATGGAAAGGTCACTCACCAATGTTCTGCGTACCTCCTGAAGAACTTCAAGCCTCACATGGCCGAGCTGCCCTGCCTTTCCAACTACAGCAGCCATGGGGTGGCTGGTGTCAATGCCTACATGGAGAGGTACCTCAGAGACCCGCAGGAGGGCTTAGATTTTGTCATCGGGGAAGCTAGATACAGGGAAAATTGA
- the LOC136446258 gene encoding gamma-glutamylaminecyclotransferase-like isoform X2: MMSMIRVFVYGTLKTGEPNYHYMVDAANGVARFVGKARTVDRWPLVVASKYNIPFLLDLRGQGERVEGEIYDVDQKMADFLDDFESHPKLYQNTKIVIEQLTNEEDHDLGDGKVTHQCSAYLLKNFKPHMAELPCLSNYSSHGVAGVNAYMESDDLTDAKDLDPG; this comes from the exons ATGATGTCCATGAtccgtgtgtttgtgtacgGGACCCTGAAGACAGGAGAGCCCAACTATCACTACATGGTGGACGCGGCCAATGGCGTGGCGAGGTTCGTTGGTAAAGCACGGACTGTGGACCGCTGGCCACTGGTTGTGGCgtcaaaatacaacattccGTTTCTACTGGATCTCAGGGGTCAGGGAGAG CGTGTGGAAGGTGAGATCTATGATGTAGACCAGAAGATGGCAGACTTCTTGGACGACTTTGAGTCTCACCCTAAACTctatcaaaacacaaaaattgtcaTAGAGCAG CTAACCAACGAAGAAGACCATGACCTTGGAGATGGAAAGGTCACTCACCAATGTTCTGCGTACCTCCTGAAGAACTTCAAGCCTCACATGGCCGAGCTGCCCTGCCTTTCCAACTACAGCAGCCATGGGGTGGCTGGTGTCAATGCCTACATGGAGAG TGATGACCTCACAGATGCCAAAGATTTGGACCCTGGATGA
- the LOC136446257 gene encoding protein CDV3 homolog encodes MRYSWGPACEVSCQKNRTKILQYFPKFPSFSCLKDLITMEEGKEEVASAVEGVSEEEERKVDPVEDAKSLDDFFAKKDKSKGKGKKKKGKISTDVLAKELEGPGKKKVLKKKKEKGEKVDKGPSKEGSPVEEDADWIQIEEPEEKDYSGLRIASLNISEQRQEEQEPSPQEEQEYDEAGEPLPMRESAQGPWRMPTGGGEQPSAVAEPPPEPTPAPAPAAAGAGPSKYIPPSLRAAMAAQESRSTPSWSGRQRGSRAPPEITSEQHFPSLAASLQDKPPGMGQRRAAEENRQFSTVTRGARGVGGPEKNAPLETQNPYAALSRR; translated from the exons ATGCGCTACAGCTGGGGTCCGGCATGCGAAGTGTCGTGCCAGAAGAACCGGACAAAAATCTTACAATATTTCCCCAAGTTTCCTTCTTTTTCCTGCCTTAAGGACCTGATCACAATGGAGGAAGGTAAAGAGGAGGTCGCCTCAGCGGTAGAAGGGGTGtcagaagaagaggaaagaaaGGTAGACCCCGTAGAAGATGCCAAAAGTTTGGATGATTTTTTCGCCAAAAAAGACAAATCCAAAGGCaaagggaagaagaagaaagggaaAATCAGCACAGACGTTCTTGCAAAGGAGCTAGAAGGTCCTGGCAAGAAAAAGgtattgaagaagaagaaagaaaaaggcGAGAAGGTGGACAAGGGGCCTAGTAAGGAAGGATCGCCGGTGGAAGAG GATGCTGACTGGATACAGATAGAAGAGCCAGAGGAGAAAGACTACAGCGGACTAAGGATAGCATCCCTGAACATCAG TGAACAGAGGCAGGAAGAACAAGAGCCATCTCCGCAGGAAGAACAGGAATATGACGAGGCTGGAGAACCGCTCCCGATGCGGGAATCTGCACAAGGACCGTGGAGAATGCCAACAGGAGGGGGGGAGCAGCCCAGCGCAGTAGCAG AACCACCACCAGAGCCAACCCCTGCTCCAGCCCCAGCCGCTGCGGGCGCTGGTCCCAGCAAGTACATCCCTCCCAGCCTGCGTGCCGCCATGGCCGCGCAGGAGTCACGGTCCACGCCCAGCTGGTCAGGGAGGCAGCGAGGTTCCCGCGCTCCACCCGAGATCACTAGCGAACAACACTTCCCCTCACTGGCCGCGTCTCTGCAGGATAAACCACCGGGCATGGG ACAAAGGAGAGCAGCGGAAGAAAACCGACAGTTCTCTACGGTGACGCGAGGAGCGCGGGGGGTGGGCGGTCCGGAGAAGAACGCCCCCCTAGAGACACAGAACCCGTACGCCGCCCTCAGTAGACGATAA